In Clostridium swellfunianum, a genomic segment contains:
- a CDS encoding amylo-alpha-1,6-glucosidase, with protein sequence MKIDISKIPFSRFGSYFAISMDEKDNGLYIRDLHGGDESPSKLFKLELIEQELPQDFYVKANEVGVSLYNKSNKEKFVNICMPEYDIIRINARNCGIRLTMIKNRYDNVMAYEKNRLEFHSYSKEIKLMLSILGGKLKLDAPWDMIGNTHVIADVDPGDNGEADIALESYKTVWSPKEYIRFDEAQEKVRCEYESWKDKVLKVPETYASSRDLASYITWSSVVAPQGILSRHAMYMSKNWMYNIWSWDNCFNAMALSKNNPELALDQLMIFIDKQDDSGVFADFINDRYCSFSCCKPPVYGLAFKYMQKQNEFFNRKEVVETIYEAISRNTEYWLKYRTRTSESLPYYKHGNDSGWDNASIFHKGIPVQAPDLSAFLIKQMYILAELADSLGEEEHSVQWKDKAEKLLDKLIAELWKKDRFIAIKADTGEYLDEGSSLILMLPIVLGDKLPKEVKESLMKELKKEGKYLSKYGLATEAMDSKFYKENGYWLGPIWAPVMMIIIDALSQCGEKEFAKKLAERFCNVTLIGGMAENFDPISGTGLVDPAFTWTSSVFLMLANEYLL encoded by the coding sequence ATGAAAATAGATATTTCTAAAATACCTTTCAGTAGATTTGGTTCGTATTTTGCAATTTCCATGGATGAAAAGGATAATGGACTTTATATAAGAGATCTTCACGGAGGGGATGAGAGCCCTAGTAAACTCTTTAAACTGGAACTTATAGAACAAGAGCTTCCACAAGATTTTTATGTAAAGGCAAATGAAGTAGGGGTGTCTTTATACAATAAAAGTAACAAAGAGAAGTTCGTTAATATCTGTATGCCGGAATATGATATAATCAGGATAAATGCGAGGAATTGCGGCATAAGGCTTACAATGATAAAAAACAGATATGATAATGTAATGGCTTATGAGAAGAATAGATTAGAATTTCACAGTTATTCAAAGGAGATAAAATTAATGCTTTCTATCCTTGGTGGAAAGCTGAAACTGGATGCTCCCTGGGATATGATAGGGAATACTCATGTGATAGCAGATGTAGATCCGGGAGATAACGGAGAAGCGGATATAGCCTTGGAGAGCTACAAAACAGTTTGGTCTCCTAAGGAATATATAAGATTTGATGAAGCTCAAGAAAAAGTTCGCTGCGAATATGAAAGCTGGAAGGATAAGGTTCTTAAGGTTCCGGAAACATATGCTTCGAGCAGAGACTTGGCTTCCTATATAACTTGGTCTTCTGTAGTTGCTCCTCAAGGTATACTATCAAGACATGCCATGTATATGTCAAAGAACTGGATGTATAATATTTGGAGTTGGGATAACTGTTTTAATGCTATGGCATTAAGCAAAAATAATCCTGAGCTTGCTTTAGACCAGCTTATGATTTTTATAGATAAGCAGGATGATAGCGGAGTATTTGCTGATTTTATTAATGACAGATATTGCTCTTTTAGCTGCTGCAAGCCGCCTGTTTATGGATTAGCTTTTAAGTATATGCAAAAGCAAAATGAGTTTTTTAATAGAAAAGAAGTAGTGGAGACAATTTATGAGGCTATCAGTCGCAATACTGAATACTGGTTAAAATACAGGACTAGGACTTCAGAGAGTCTGCCTTACTATAAGCATGGTAATGATTCAGGATGGGACAATGCTTCTATATTCCATAAGGGAATTCCGGTGCAAGCGCCAGATTTAAGTGCATTTTTGATAAAGCAGATGTATATTCTTGCAGAGCTTGCGGATAGCTTGGGAGAAGAGGAGCATTCCGTACAATGGAAAGATAAAGCAGAAAAGCTTTTGGATAAACTGATAGCTGAGCTTTGGAAAAAAGATAGATTTATTGCGATTAAAGCAGATACAGGAGAATACCTTGATGAAGGTAGCAGTCTTATATTAATGCTTCCTATAGTGCTTGGAGATAAGCTTCCAAAGGAAGTTAAAGAAAGTCTTATGAAAGAACTTAAAAAAGAAGGTAAGTACTTAAGCAAATATGGGCTTGCTACAGAAGCTATGGACAGTAAATTCTACAAGGAAAATGGGTACTGGCTAGGTCCTATATGGGCACCGGTAATGATGATTATTATTGATGCGTTAAGCCAGTGCGGAGAGAAAGAGTTTGCAAAGAAATTGGCAGAGCGCTTTTGCAATGTAACCCTTATTGGTGGAATGGCTGAAAACTTTGATCCAATAAGCGGCACAGGACTTGTTGACCCTGCCTTTACTTGGACTTCCAGTGTATTTTTAATGCTTGCTAATGAATATTTGTTATAG
- a CDS encoding carbohydrate ABC transporter permease, whose protein sequence is MKLTKMQKTLAYVFLGALSLYFLVPFIWMILTSFKTESEAMMYPPKILPSIWKFGNFAEAWKSQPFGTYLLNSVLITVMTTAGTVISVSLVAYGFARYDFKGRNIIFMVLLATMMIPWDVTMIPLYMEFKLLNWINTLKPLIIPSFFGSAYYIFLLRQFLMGIPKDFEEAAYIDGANDFQIFLKIFVPMMKAPLILIGVLNMMSVWNDYLGPLIFLQSSSKYTLPLGLAAFKGAHSVDIISVMAITALMVIPPVIAFAFAQKYIVEGISGGIKG, encoded by the coding sequence ATGAAGCTTACAAAAATGCAAAAAACCTTAGCATACGTCTTCTTAGGAGCCTTGTCTCTATACTTCCTGGTGCCATTTATATGGATGATATTAACATCTTTTAAAACAGAATCGGAAGCAATGATGTACCCTCCTAAAATATTGCCTTCTATATGGAAGTTTGGTAACTTTGCAGAAGCTTGGAAATCACAGCCCTTTGGAACATATCTATTAAATTCTGTTTTAATAACTGTTATGACTACAGCAGGTACAGTAATATCAGTATCTCTTGTGGCATATGGTTTTGCAAGGTATGATTTTAAAGGAAGAAATATAATCTTCATGGTACTTTTAGCTACTATGATGATTCCTTGGGATGTTACGATGATACCTCTTTATATGGAATTTAAACTGCTTAACTGGATTAATACGTTAAAGCCATTAATTATACCATCTTTCTTTGGTTCAGCCTATTATATTTTCCTCTTAAGACAATTCTTAATGGGAATACCAAAAGACTTTGAGGAAGCTGCTTACATTGACGGAGCAAATGATTTTCAGATATTCTTAAAAATATTTGTTCCTATGATGAAAGCTCCATTAATACTTATAGGTGTTTTAAATATGATGTCAGTATGGAATGACTATCTAGGACCGTTAATATTCTTGCAAAGCAGCTCGAAATATACACTGCCTCTCGGATTAGCTGCATTTAAGGGAGCTCACAGTGTTGATATAATTTCAGTAATGGCAATAACTGCCCTGATGGTAATACCGCCAGTAATAGCTTTTGCTTTTGCACAAAAATATATAGTAGAAGGAATAAGCGGAGGAATAAAAGGATAG
- a CDS encoding carbohydrate ABC transporter permease, whose product MAANIARNKKSIIPLLFISPWVIGLLVFTMGPLIMSLIMSFFNWPVIGKPEFIGFGNYIQMFTKDAQFGKSIWITVKFALIFVPLNIIVSLILAVLISQPVKGVGVFRTIFYLPSVVSGVAVSIIWGWILNSEYGLLNYLLSLLGIEGPRWLSSPSWALIAMVIASIWGLGTLMLIFYTGLKNIPIELYEAASIDGASPIRRFFSITLPMLSPTILFNVITSTIGALQQLTLALLLTNGGPSKSTYFYGMFVYNNAFKHFKLGYASANAWFMFIVILALTALIFKSSSMWVFYENEVSSKKGAK is encoded by the coding sequence ATGGCTGCTAATATTGCAAGAAATAAAAAATCCATCATACCATTATTGTTTATATCTCCCTGGGTAATAGGACTTTTAGTATTTACTATGGGACCTCTCATAATGTCACTTATAATGAGCTTCTTTAACTGGCCAGTAATAGGAAAGCCTGAATTTATTGGTTTTGGTAATTATATTCAGATGTTTACGAAAGATGCTCAGTTTGGGAAGTCCATATGGATTACTGTAAAATTTGCACTAATTTTTGTTCCGCTAAACATTATTGTTTCGCTTATATTAGCTGTATTAATATCACAACCAGTTAAGGGAGTAGGAGTTTTCAGAACTATTTTCTACCTTCCTTCTGTAGTTTCTGGTGTTGCGGTTTCAATAATATGGGGTTGGATACTTAACTCGGAATATGGTCTGTTAAATTATCTTCTTTCTTTATTGGGGATAGAGGGACCGAGGTGGTTAAGCAGTCCTAGCTGGGCGCTCATAGCTATGGTTATTGCCAGCATATGGGGACTTGGTACTTTAATGCTTATATTCTACACTGGCCTAAAAAATATTCCTATAGAGCTTTATGAAGCAGCTTCTATAGACGGAGCAAGCCCAATAAGAAGATTTTTCAGTATAACACTGCCGATGCTGAGTCCGACTATTTTATTTAATGTTATAACAAGTACCATTGGTGCACTCCAGCAGCTTACTTTAGCTTTGCTGTTAACCAATGGAGGACCATCAAAATCTACTTATTTCTATGGAATGTTTGTCTATAATAATGCTTTCAAACATTTTAAGCTAGGATATGCAAGTGCCAATGCTTGGTTTATGTTTATTGTGATTTTAGCTTTAACTGCACTTATTTTTAAATCATCTTCCATGTGGGTATTTTATGAAAATGAAGTTTCTAGTAAGAAGGGGGCGAAATAA
- a CDS encoding ABC transporter substrate-binding protein: MRKVMSLMLASVLAASVFAGCSKPADTKDSSQTTIRFATWDTEDTLDVQKKIVQKFEEANPGIKVQLEAYGDNFDTKIAAGFGAGDAPDVMYMWNYPRYKDGLEPLDKLMKEDKDFKKDNYYETLFGYNSIGSVTYGLPIGYTTHVVFYNKKLFDEKKVSYPKENWTWDDLIETAKKLTDTSKKQYGFVFPMEPDPYDFEHYLWSNGTSFVGKDGEIAGNANSDKSIEVFNKFQGMVKDKIAIVSEGSGTKEVKSGLIGMYVSGAWSVQSLKDEKIDFGVAPLPSFQKDKKSVSVVNSSGMSIYNKSKNKDAAWKFIKFYTSEEANKMRIGTDLPVLKNVAESEKLVTDPVYSVFYKMLDQSQGYVSSSFKIDNWSEVSEKLAESISKIFNPEVKMDPKKALDEVVK, translated from the coding sequence ATGAGAAAAGTTATGTCTTTAATGCTAGCAAGTGTTTTAGCAGCATCAGTTTTTGCTGGATGTAGCAAGCCGGCAGATACCAAGGATTCTTCGCAAACTACCATCAGGTTTGCAACTTGGGATACTGAGGATACACTTGATGTTCAGAAAAAAATAGTTCAAAAATTTGAAGAAGCTAATCCAGGAATAAAAGTGCAACTCGAAGCTTACGGTGATAATTTTGATACAAAGATAGCAGCGGGCTTTGGAGCTGGAGACGCACCGGACGTAATGTACATGTGGAATTATCCAAGGTACAAGGATGGATTAGAGCCTTTAGACAAGCTGATGAAAGAGGATAAAGATTTCAAAAAAGATAATTATTATGAAACTTTATTTGGTTACAACTCTATAGGTAGTGTTACTTATGGTCTTCCAATAGGATATACAACACATGTGGTATTTTATAACAAGAAATTATTTGATGAAAAAAAGGTTTCCTATCCAAAGGAAAATTGGACTTGGGATGATTTAATAGAAACAGCTAAAAAATTGACTGATACATCCAAGAAACAATATGGATTTGTATTTCCAATGGAACCAGACCCATATGACTTTGAACACTATCTATGGAGTAACGGAACATCATTTGTAGGTAAAGATGGGGAAATAGCTGGAAATGCAAATAGCGATAAGTCTATAGAGGTATTTAATAAGTTCCAAGGCATGGTTAAGGACAAGATAGCTATAGTTTCTGAGGGTTCAGGAACAAAAGAAGTAAAGTCAGGCTTGATTGGAATGTATGTAAGTGGTGCGTGGTCTGTTCAAAGTCTTAAGGATGAAAAAATTGATTTTGGAGTAGCTCCGCTGCCAAGCTTCCAAAAGGATAAGAAATCGGTCAGCGTGGTAAATTCTTCAGGTATGTCTATATACAATAAGTCAAAAAATAAGGATGCAGCCTGGAAGTTTATAAAGTTCTACACCTCTGAAGAAGCGAACAAAATGAGAATAGGTACAGACCTTCCGGTTTTAAAGAATGTAGCTGAATCTGAAAAGTTAGTTACGGATCCTGTTTACTCAGTATTCTACAAGATGCTTGATCAAAGCCAAGGATATGTATCCTCTTCCTTTAAGATAGATAACTGGAGCGAAGTAAGTGAAAAGCTTGCAGAATCTATTTCGAAGATATTTAATCCTGAAGTAAAAATGGATCCTAAAAAAGCGCTTGATGAAGTAGTTAAATAA
- the ebgA gene encoding beta-galactosidase subunit alpha, protein MRKLKEWENIALDHKNRLEARAHFNSFLNREKAIIGEKKYGHNYKVLNGSWRFLFLDAPEYSPEGFFKEDYDDSNWDNIAVPGNWQLQGYGKMHYSDLWYNFPINPPYVPTENPTGIYRREFYLSDRWFNERIILRFNGVDSAFHLWINGKEAGYSKGARIQSEFDITNLVRKGSNNLAVRVYQWSDGTYLEDQDMWWLSGIFRDVELYSEPFKGIDDIYVVTDFDESFRNALLKVEVRLRGEFQKHTLSYALLDKNNKTVFEDEVTVKDRITAFQKEIASPLKWSAEDPNLYTLLITLKQGNNIIQVIPQKVGFRKIEINGETFTVNGVAIKLKGVNRHDYNPVNGRVVAKEEIEADIKLMKQHNINAIRTAHYPNSSCFYELCDEYGMYVIDETDLECHGFELTNDYKWISDDPSWELAYVSRLERMIQRDKNHPCIIMWSLGNESAFGHNFKAMAKRAKELDHTRLVHYEGDREAEVSDVYSTMYTWLEHADRMLMDKIINESKKPHILCEYAHAMGNGPGNLKEYQDLFYKHDKLQGGFVWEWFDHGIKALDEKGQTYYKYGGDFGDDPTNGNFCIDGLIMPDRTPSPGLLEYKKVIEPVETNEVDLQKGILRLRNRYDFISLDNLDLIYSIVKDDKVIYSNRAEIKAIEARSEKEIKLDYPLDFYVEEETDYYLNISYILNKELNWARRGHEFATAQFKLPVFLKGSAYKPEGFIKVQEEHCRLLIQGENFSIAFDKVRGNILYIERDDCRVISEGPRLNFWRAPIDNDMYLLEDYYKKYFMHLMHEVVEDFMFECEKDFVLVKVTTMNGTTNSSWYYQSTYEYKIYPSGDVLFSVEGIPSGRIENAPSMMPRIGIKMKVNEECFNTRWYGRGPGESYSDSKQYNLFGVHEKKVDELFTNYVKPQENGNKTDCRWVRLVNDRGVGMMAVAEGSFDFSAMYYEAADLEKAKHTIDLKKRDYITLNIDYKQNGLGSNSCGQNQLDKYRCKFEPFRLSMRLSVYTNKEISDLAKAKEIIEG, encoded by the coding sequence ATGAGAAAGCTTAAGGAGTGGGAAAACATAGCTCTAGATCATAAAAATAGATTGGAAGCTAGGGCACATTTTAATTCTTTTTTAAATAGAGAAAAGGCTATAATTGGTGAGAAAAAATACGGTCATAACTATAAAGTGCTAAACGGTAGTTGGAGGTTCTTATTTCTTGATGCACCAGAATACTCTCCGGAAGGTTTTTTTAAGGAAGACTATGATGATTCAAATTGGGATAATATAGCTGTGCCTGGTAATTGGCAGCTTCAGGGTTATGGAAAAATGCATTATTCTGACTTGTGGTATAACTTTCCCATAAATCCTCCTTATGTTCCAACTGAAAATCCAACAGGAATTTATAGGAGAGAGTTCTATTTATCTGATAGATGGTTTAACGAAAGAATAATTCTAAGATTTAACGGGGTGGACTCAGCCTTTCATTTATGGATAAACGGAAAAGAAGCAGGTTATAGTAAAGGTGCAAGAATACAATCAGAATTTGATATAACGAATCTAGTTAGAAAAGGCAGCAACAATTTAGCTGTTAGAGTTTATCAGTGGTCCGATGGAACTTATCTTGAGGATCAGGACATGTGGTGGCTAAGCGGTATATTTAGAGATGTAGAACTTTACTCTGAACCTTTTAAGGGCATAGATGATATCTATGTTGTAACAGATTTTGATGAGAGTTTTAGAAATGCCTTATTAAAGGTAGAGGTAAGATTAAGGGGAGAGTTTCAAAAACACACTCTTTCATATGCACTTCTTGATAAGAATAATAAAACTGTGTTTGAAGATGAAGTTACAGTCAAAGACAGGATAACAGCTTTCCAAAAAGAAATAGCAAGTCCGCTAAAGTGGTCAGCAGAAGACCCTAATTTATATACTTTACTTATTACTTTAAAACAAGGAAACAATATAATTCAAGTTATTCCTCAGAAGGTTGGCTTTAGAAAAATTGAGATAAATGGAGAGACCTTCACCGTAAATGGAGTAGCAATTAAGTTAAAAGGTGTAAACAGGCATGATTATAATCCTGTTAACGGCAGGGTTGTAGCTAAGGAAGAAATAGAAGCTGATATAAAATTGATGAAGCAGCATAATATAAATGCTATTAGAACTGCTCACTATCCTAATTCAAGTTGCTTTTACGAGCTTTGTGACGAATATGGAATGTATGTTATAGACGAAACGGATTTAGAGTGTCATGGCTTTGAATTAACTAATGATTACAAATGGATTAGTGATGATCCTTCTTGGGAACTTGCTTATGTAAGCCGACTTGAGAGGATGATTCAAAGAGATAAGAACCATCCTTGCATAATAATGTGGTCTTTAGGTAACGAATCTGCCTTTGGACATAACTTTAAGGCTATGGCTAAGAGGGCTAAAGAGCTAGATCACACTAGGCTTGTGCATTATGAAGGAGATCGTGAGGCTGAGGTAAGCGATGTGTATTCAACTATGTATACCTGGCTTGAGCATGCTGACAGAATGCTTATGGATAAGATAATAAATGAGTCTAAGAAGCCTCATATTTTATGTGAATATGCCCATGCTATGGGTAACGGCCCTGGTAATTTAAAGGAATATCAGGACTTGTTTTATAAACATGATAAGCTTCAAGGTGGCTTTGTTTGGGAATGGTTTGATCATGGCATAAAAGCTTTGGACGAAAAAGGACAAACATATTACAAATATGGAGGAGACTTTGGAGATGATCCTACAAACGGCAATTTTTGTATAGATGGATTAATTATGCCTGATAGAACTCCATCACCAGGATTATTAGAGTATAAGAAGGTAATAGAGCCTGTAGAAACTAACGAAGTTGATTTGCAAAAGGGCATACTGAGATTAAGAAACAGATATGACTTTATAAGTCTAGATAACCTGGATCTTATATACTCTATTGTTAAAGATGATAAAGTTATATATAGCAATAGGGCAGAAATAAAGGCTATAGAGGCTAGAAGTGAAAAAGAAATAAAACTAGACTATCCTTTAGATTTTTATGTTGAAGAAGAAACAGATTACTATTTAAATATATCTTATATCCTAAATAAAGAATTAAATTGGGCGAGAAGGGGGCATGAATTTGCCACAGCTCAATTTAAGCTTCCGGTATTTTTAAAGGGAAGTGCTTATAAGCCTGAAGGGTTTATAAAGGTTCAAGAAGAGCATTGCAGGTTGTTGATTCAAGGAGAAAACTTCTCTATTGCCTTTGATAAAGTAAGAGGAAATATATTGTACATTGAAAGAGATGACTGCAGGGTAATTAGTGAAGGACCTAGATTAAACTTCTGGAGAGCGCCTATAGATAATGATATGTATTTATTAGAGGATTATTACAAAAAGTATTTTATGCACCTTATGCACGAAGTAGTAGAAGACTTTATGTTTGAATGCGAAAAAGACTTTGTACTCGTAAAGGTGACAACTATGAATGGAACAACTAACTCTTCATGGTATTATCAGAGCACCTATGAGTATAAGATTTACCCTTCGGGAGATGTACTTTTTTCAGTAGAAGGAATTCCTTCAGGTAGGATAGAGAATGCTCCAAGCATGATGCCAAGAATAGGGATTAAGATGAAAGTAAATGAGGAATGCTTCAATACAAGATGGTATGGCAGAGGTCCCGGAGAATCCTATTCTGATTCAAAACAATACAACCTTTTTGGTGTACATGAAAAGAAAGTTGATGAGCTGTTTACAAACTATGTAAAGCCTCAGGAAAACGGAAATAAAACTGACTGTAGATGGGTAAGACTTGTGAATGATAGAGGGGTAGGTATGATGGCTGTTGCTGAAGGTAGCTTTGATTTTAGTGCCATGTACTATGAGGCTGCTGACTTAGAGAAGGCGAAACATACTATTGATTTAAAAAAGAGAGATTATATAACTCTGAATATTGATTACAAGCAAAATGGGTTGGGTTCCAATTCATGTGGGCAGAACCAGCTGGATAAGTATAGGTGTAAATTTGAACCCTTTAGATTATCTATGAGACTATCAGTGTATACCAATAAAGAAATTTCAGATTTAGCAAAAGCAAAGGAAATAATAGAAGGCTAA
- a CDS encoding DUF975 family protein encodes MYEGGQKLNSEYKQLAKYQLAGRWMMAVLVVLITWILTQAFASRGITYTNINGNLVRTSSGANGFASIISLIVAGPLNLGAALYFLRLSRENNPQLEDLFSGFKNFGNAFLLNLLTMIFVILWSLLLIIPGIIAAISYSMSYFIMNDNPGMSSTDALRASKELMRGNKGKYFVFVLSFAGWFLLSLLSLGIGLLWLGAYYNTAKANFYEDLKRNSFSGNVGNGY; translated from the coding sequence TTGTACGAAGGTGGTCAAAAACTTAATTCGGAATATAAACAGCTGGCCAAATATCAATTAGCTGGAAGATGGATGATGGCTGTTTTAGTTGTCTTAATAACTTGGATATTAACCCAGGCTTTTGCCTCAAGAGGAATAACTTATACTAATATTAATGGCAATTTAGTCAGAACTTCAAGTGGGGCTAACGGTTTTGCCTCGATAATTAGTTTAATAGTAGCAGGACCTCTTAATCTTGGTGCAGCACTTTACTTTCTAAGGCTATCAAGGGAAAATAACCCTCAGCTTGAAGACTTGTTCAGTGGGTTTAAAAATTTTGGTAATGCGTTTCTTTTAAATCTTTTAACTATGATATTTGTAATTTTATGGTCATTACTTCTTATAATTCCAGGAATAATAGCAGCTATCAGCTATTCTATGTCATATTTTATTATGAATGACAATCCTGGCATGAGTTCAACAGATGCCCTTAGGGCAAGCAAAGAGCTTATGAGAGGCAACAAAGGTAAATATTTTGTTTTTGTATTAAGCTTTGCAGGATGGTTTTTATTGAGTCTTTTAAGTCTTGGGATTGGACTTCTTTGGTTGGGAGCCTATTATAATACAGCAAAGGCTAATTTTTATGAAGACTTAAAGCGAAACTCATTTTCTGGAAATGTGGGAAATGGCTATTAA
- a CDS encoding M55 family metallopeptidase — MKIYISADIEGVTGTVHWNETEKDLSDFNDFADQMTNEVIAACQGAMAAGAEDIWIKDAHDSARNIDIKKLPKNTKLIRGWSRHPFCMMQELDESFDAAIMTGYHSAGSLGGNPLSHTLNNSKVNYIKINGEIASEFIINAYTAALIGVPVVFVSGDEELCEIVRGTSQNIKTTAVKKGVGNSVISIHPELANEKIKTGVEEALRGDYKKCLIKLPENFKVEIGYLNHKYAYAASFYPGARLSNTTTVEFKADNYFDVLRMFMFLA; from the coding sequence ATGAAAATTTATATTAGCGCAGACATAGAGGGTGTTACTGGAACAGTTCATTGGAATGAAACAGAGAAGGATTTATCCGATTTTAATGATTTTGCTGATCAAATGACTAATGAGGTTATAGCGGCTTGTCAAGGGGCAATGGCAGCAGGAGCAGAGGATATTTGGATAAAGGATGCGCATGATTCTGCTAGAAATATTGATATAAAAAAACTTCCTAAAAACACTAAATTAATTAGGGGGTGGAGTAGACATCCGTTCTGCATGATGCAGGAGCTTGACGAAAGTTTTGATGCTGCTATCATGACTGGATACCATTCAGCAGGAAGTCTAGGCGGGAATCCATTATCTCATACTTTAAACAACAGTAAGGTCAATTATATAAAAATAAACGGAGAGATAGCAAGCGAATTTATAATTAATGCTTATACAGCTGCATTAATTGGAGTGCCTGTAGTGTTTGTTAGTGGAGACGAAGAACTTTGTGAAATTGTTAGAGGAACAAGTCAAAACATTAAGACTACAGCTGTAAAGAAAGGTGTAGGAAACTCTGTAATAAGTATTCATCCAGAACTTGCTAATGAAAAAATAAAGACTGGAGTTGAAGAAGCTTTAAGAGGAGATTATAAAAAGTGTTTGATTAAGCTTCCAGAAAACTTTAAAGTTGAGATAGGATACTTAAATCATAAGTATGCCTATGCAGCTTCATTCTATCCGGGAGCTAGGCTCTCAAATACAACAACCGTTGAATTTAAGGCAGACAACTATTTTGACGTGCTTAGAATGTTTATGTTCTTAGCTTAG
- a CDS encoding S66 family peptidase, translating to MLKPRRLKTGSKIAVASPSSGVPYLFPDIYELGLKNLRDLFGFEIVEMPTARMSPEELYKNPKLRAEDLNRAFADDSIDGIIASIGGYESVRILKYLDTEMILKSPKFIMGYSDATAYLTYLNSLGMVTFYGPSIMSGFAQLKHLPIQFEQHLNEFLFDDFGLLSYKTYDKWCDKYKDWNNKETIGQCESFYENEGWLFLQGEEMTEGVLWGGCIEVLEFLKGTKYWPDKKFWNDKVLFFEMSEDKPLPLQVGYMLRNYGIQGILDNVKGIMFGRPKGYSEEEKEELYKTVENIFRIEFGITDIPIVMNMDFGHTDPKIIVPLGCKVSINPKTKEVMLLENPFI from the coding sequence ATGTTAAAACCAAGAAGGCTTAAAACAGGTTCAAAAATAGCAGTGGCCTCACCATCAAGTGGTGTACCATATTTGTTTCCTGATATCTATGAGCTAGGACTTAAAAACCTAAGAGATTTATTTGGTTTTGAAATAGTTGAGATGCCAACAGCTAGGATGTCTCCAGAGGAGCTTTATAAAAACCCTAAGCTTCGAGCTGAAGATTTGAATAGGGCTTTTGCTGATGATAGTATTGATGGAATTATTGCCTCCATTGGCGGCTACGAATCTGTGAGAATATTAAAGTATTTAGATACAGAAATGATACTAAAAAGTCCTAAGTTTATAATGGGTTATTCAGATGCTACTGCTTATCTGACATATCTTAATTCTTTAGGAATGGTAACCTTTTACGGCCCTTCTATAATGTCGGGATTTGCTCAGCTTAAACACTTGCCAATTCAGTTTGAACAGCACTTAAATGAGTTCTTGTTTGATGACTTTGGTTTGCTTTCCTATAAGACTTATGACAAATGGTGCGACAAATATAAGGATTGGAACAATAAAGAAACTATAGGTCAGTGTGAAAGTTTCTATGAAAATGAAGGATGGTTATTTTTACAGGGAGAAGAAATGACAGAGGGAGTTTTATGGGGAGGTTGCATTGAGGTCCTGGAATTTCTAAAGGGCACTAAATATTGGCCGGATAAAAAGTTTTGGAATGATAAGGTATTATTTTTTGAAATGTCAGAGGATAAGCCGTTGCCTCTTCAAGTAGGGTATATGCTTAGAAATTACGGTATTCAAGGGATTTTAGACAATGTTAAAGGTATAATGTTCGGAAGACCAAAGGGTTATTCAGAGGAAGAAAAAGAGGAACTTTATAAAACGGTAGAAAATATCTTTAGAATCGAATTTGGAATTACAGATATTCCTATAGTAATGAATATGGATTTTGGACATACTGATCCCAAAATAATAGTACCTTTAGGCTGCAAGGTTAGTATAAACCCAAAAACAAAAGAAGTTATGCTTTTAGAGAATCCTTTTATTTAA